TATGTTTCTCTGTATGTCGATCCGCGTGTTTGAGGCAGAATGAAAATGCTGGTCTGGCAAATTATCCCCCGTCAGGCTCACCACCGTTGGCGCATTGATCATTTTCCAGCCAATAACCGCGACGACAGCCATGCCGGCTAACCGCAATCCGCTGCTACTCACCCCGAAAAAGATTAGCGCGGCGTTACCTGCGAATAGCGCCACGAATGCGGCAATCATGTAGGTCGCGGTCGCGATCAGGGCAGTTTTGCGGCGGTCCCGGCCAGTCTGACCGTTCGTGGCGCTGACAAACAATGGGATGGCGGCAATCGGCGCAGTGATGCCGAACAGCCCAATAAACATCGTCAGAAACACGCTATCGGTCAAACCGCTCACTTGGCGTCCGCCACAATCACAGTCGGCTCACGGCCGGTAGCGCTGCTGGAACGGAAATCACGCGCAAGATCCTTACCATGGAATACTTTTACGATGATCGTGCTGAAATATGATATTTTTACGAATATGGTCATTTAATTTTATTATATATATTTTATAATGATGGCCAATATATTTTCAATTTTATCAAGATAATAGAAAGCCATACCGGTTGAAAATCTAATTATGTTTGTCATTG
The window above is part of the Novosphingobium sp. G106 genome. Proteins encoded here:
- a CDS encoding MarC family protein, coding for MSGLTDSVFLTMFIGLFGITAPIAAIPLFVSATNGQTGRDRRKTALIATATYMIAAFVALFAGNAALIFFGVSSSGLRLAGMAVVAVIGWKMINAPTVVSLTGDNLPDQHFHSASNTRIDIQRNIAAPSPRSVGITPLGFPIYAGPGVLSVVIAWGSGPEPVYIGAVVAIIANAFVIIGLNFLATTIVRVVSPEALIVTEKLFGLVVVALAVDGMTGALLRIFPGWQ